The following are from one region of the Leptospira harrisiae genome:
- a CDS encoding OmpA family protein, translating to MPFSFPSKYNSNLKLNFLLFAGFNPRLSIKEAAFYTQYRYPTGLGEYTLYGNSEINGGYANSKYSQSKIVTVNIRSAYISKSIIEWIKSFIQSFHNLKFSLGTFYIFASIFMFISISSPLPIFSQTQGSEPTLLVAPIQGPINTEFQEFGPTMTPNAKNLYFYSKRTSKGYTEIFKSERKKDGTWDFPEEVDVLNSPFDDQSPFISRDGKTLLLSSNRDGSVEVMLPDGKVGISRDLYISNWNGNHWSQPVALPSPINSEEIEENPHLLGDTLLFTRYPFGKPNLAKVYFSQFKGEKWSTPKLLPSPINDNNATIAAAFNDDGSILFFSSNRPGGYGGFDLYMTKMDGDSFKDVENLGAPINSNEDEAYIVFQQVKKTFLFCRRVEGRSFDVFTASVPKQENVVQKKLEESKKISLDSVYFERASSILKQESSVPLDAIVDYLHENSDKKMKIIGHTDLTGTFEDNMALSKERADSVKQYLVSKGVDPKRLLTEGKGPTQPIVQGTDEASSKKNRRTEFVLMDP from the coding sequence ATGCCCTTTTCCTTTCCTTCAAAATATAATTCAAATCTTAAACTAAACTTTCTATTATTTGCCGGATTTAATCCTAGGTTGTCTATAAAGGAAGCAGCGTTTTATACGCAATACAGATATCCCACCGGATTGGGGGAATATACGCTCTACGGAAATTCAGAAATAAATGGCGGTTATGCGAATAGTAAATATTCCCAGTCTAAAATAGTAACGGTAAATATCCGTAGTGCGTATATTTCCAAAAGTATCATTGAGTGGATAAAATCATTCATTCAATCATTTCATAATTTGAAATTTTCGTTAGGTACATTTTATATATTTGCGTCCATCTTTATGTTTATCTCAATTTCTTCTCCCCTTCCCATTTTTAGCCAAACACAAGGGAGCGAACCGACTTTACTTGTGGCGCCCATTCAAGGTCCAATCAATACAGAATTCCAAGAATTTGGTCCAACCATGACACCGAATGCAAAGAATTTATATTTTTATTCGAAACGCACTAGTAAGGGTTATACAGAAATTTTTAAATCAGAACGGAAAAAAGATGGGACTTGGGATTTTCCGGAAGAAGTTGATGTATTGAATTCTCCATTCGATGATCAAAGTCCCTTTATATCGCGAGATGGAAAAACTCTTTTGTTATCATCGAATCGAGATGGATCTGTTGAAGTGATGTTACCTGATGGAAAGGTAGGTATTTCTCGAGATTTGTATATTTCGAATTGGAATGGCAATCATTGGAGTCAACCAGTAGCTTTACCAAGCCCCATTAACTCTGAGGAAATAGAAGAAAATCCGCATCTCCTAGGTGATACTTTACTTTTTACAAGATATCCATTTGGTAAACCAAATCTTGCAAAAGTATATTTTAGCCAATTCAAAGGAGAGAAATGGTCAACTCCAAAACTCCTACCATCACCAATTAATGATAATAATGCGACAATTGCGGCTGCCTTCAATGACGATGGAAGCATTTTATTTTTTTCATCAAATCGGCCAGGTGGTTATGGTGGATTTGATTTATATATGACAAAGATGGATGGTGATTCCTTTAAAGATGTTGAGAATCTTGGCGCACCTATCAACTCAAATGAAGATGAAGCTTATATTGTATTTCAACAGGTTAAAAAAACTTTTTTATTCTGTAGAAGGGTAGAAGGAAGGTCTTTCGATGTTTTTACAGCTTCCGTTCCTAAACAGGAAAATGTAGTCCAAAAGAAACTAGAAGAAAGTAAAAAAATATCTTTGGATTCTGTATATTTTGAACGAGCTTCTTCAATTTTAAAACAAGAATCATCCGTTCCTTTGGATGCCATCGTTGACTACTTGCATGAAAATTCTGATAAAAAAATGAAAATTATCGGTCATACAGATTTAACCGGGACCTTTGAAGATAATATGGCTCTTTCAAAAGAAAGAGCGGATTCCGTTAAACAATATTTAGTCTCTAAAGGTGTGGATCCAAAACGACTTCTGACAGAGGGAAAAGGGCCAACCCAACCGATAGTCCAAGGTACAGATGAGGCCTCGTCTAAAAAAAATCGACGAACCGAATTTGTCCTAATGGATCCATAA
- the serS gene encoding serine--tRNA ligase codes for MLDINRIVQNPEELLSTLQKRGVTSTDIEAKIKSVSEKQRKLKLEVEDLRAERNRVSKEIGVQKSQGKDITEISASMKGVGDRIKAIEEELTKEEESLHDLNLGLPNLLDPSVPEGKSEADNVLVRQWGEVPKLSFEAKTHFDIGEALGIFDFERGVKLSGARFYTYRGLGAKLERALMNLMLDTHTSENGYEEMWVPVLVNDESMTATGQLPKFAEDFYRLEKDGLNLIPTAEVPLTNYYRDEIISEKELPISVCAHTSCFRREAGSYGRDTRGLVRVHQFQKVELVKFVEPETSQNEHEKMLQDAESILQKLKLPYRVMLLCSKDMSSASSKTYDIEVWMPGLGRFMEISSVSNFKDYQARRGKIRYKSKEGKNLLVHTLNGSGLAIGRTLAAVIENYQLVDGTFQIPDVLKPYIR; via the coding sequence ATGCTTGATATCAACCGTATTGTTCAAAACCCTGAAGAGTTACTTTCCACCTTACAAAAACGAGGTGTTACTTCGACTGACATTGAAGCAAAAATTAAATCTGTTTCTGAAAAACAAAGAAAGTTAAAATTAGAAGTGGAAGACCTTCGTGCCGAGAGAAATCGAGTTTCCAAAGAAATTGGAGTTCAAAAGTCACAAGGGAAAGATATCACAGAAATTTCAGCTTCGATGAAAGGAGTTGGTGATCGAATCAAAGCAATCGAAGAAGAACTCACGAAAGAAGAAGAATCTTTGCATGATCTAAATTTAGGCCTTCCTAATTTACTGGATCCATCTGTTCCGGAAGGAAAATCAGAAGCGGATAATGTGCTAGTGCGACAGTGGGGAGAAGTTCCTAAACTTTCCTTTGAAGCAAAAACCCATTTTGATATTGGTGAAGCTTTAGGAATCTTTGACTTCGAACGCGGCGTGAAACTTTCTGGTGCTAGATTTTATACATACCGTGGACTTGGTGCCAAATTAGAAAGAGCACTCATGAATCTAATGCTTGATACCCATACTTCTGAAAATGGATATGAAGAGATGTGGGTGCCGGTCCTTGTGAATGATGAGTCTATGACGGCCACAGGCCAACTTCCCAAGTTTGCAGAAGATTTTTACCGATTAGAAAAAGACGGACTCAATTTGATTCCAACCGCAGAAGTTCCGCTCACCAATTATTACCGGGATGAAATCATTTCAGAAAAGGAATTACCAATTTCTGTATGTGCACATACTTCCTGTTTTCGTAGAGAAGCCGGATCTTACGGACGTGATACACGTGGTCTTGTGCGGGTACATCAATTCCAAAAAGTGGAACTTGTGAAGTTTGTGGAACCCGAAACTTCGCAAAACGAACATGAAAAGATGCTCCAAGATGCCGAATCCATTTTGCAAAAGTTAAAACTTCCCTACCGTGTGATGTTACTTTGTAGCAAGGATATGTCTAGTGCCTCTTCCAAAACCTATGATATTGAAGTTTGGATGCCAGGACTTGGTCGTTTTATGGAAATTTCCTCTGTTTCTAACTTCAAAGACTATCAAGCAAGACGGGGAAAAATTCGATACAAGTCAAAGGAAGGAAAAAACCTGCTCGTCCATACTCTGAACGGTTCTGGTCTTGCGATCGGTCGAACACTCGCTGCAGTGATCGAAAACTACCAATTAGTTGATGGAACCTTCCAAATTCCGGATGTATTGAAACCATACATTCGCTAG